From Solea senegalensis isolate Sse05_10M linkage group LG19, IFAPA_SoseM_1, whole genome shotgun sequence, the proteins below share one genomic window:
- the si:ch211-40k21.5 gene encoding uncharacterized protein si:ch211-40k21.5 isoform X1, with product MEDHNYYMLLEKTPSPELLYERRKKRLEGQRVRDSRRQRVNLGAAFPRWRSFMKEGGFQNDAEVACFLLDSFFRKRCHNDSCLRLRKKAMNLQNTDPECRDMWETASEDSSSDDDCVASICLRLSNRPEDEEEEEEGEEVVVGGTLEI from the exons ATGGAGGACCACAACTACTATATGTTATTGGAGAAAACGCCGTCGCCCGAACTTTTGTACGAGCGAAGGAAGAAGCGTCTGGAAGGTCAGCGTGTGCGAGACAGTCGACGTCAGAGGGTGAACCTCGGCGCTGCTTTCCCCCGATGGAGGTCCTTCATGAAGGAGGGAGGCTTCCAGAATGACGCCGAGGTGGCCTGTTTTCTGCTGGACAG CTTCTTTAGGAAACGATGTCACAACGATTCCTGCCTCCGTCTGAGAAAAAAAGCCATGAACCTGCAAAACACAGA TCCTGAGTGCAGGGACATGTGGGAGACAGCCAGTGAAGACAGCAGCTCTGATGACGACTGCGTCGCATCCATTTGTCTCAG acTCAGCAATCGTCctgaagacgaagaagaagaagaagaaggcgaaGAAGTCGTCGTAGGAGGAACGTTAGAAATATGA
- the si:ch211-40k21.5 gene encoding uncharacterized protein si:ch211-40k21.5 isoform X2 — MFLYQTASDRNATFGARQDQGSSYEMDSGNLVNYEIRLHPWFFFPQSNRSHSFFRKRCHNDSCLRLRKKAMNLQNTDPECRDMWETASEDSSSDDDCVASICLRLSNRPEDEEEEEEGEEVVVGGTLEI; from the exons ATGTTTTTATATCAGACAGCAAGTGATCGTAACGCAACATTCGGAGCGCGTCAAGATCAGGGGAGCAGCTACGAGATGGATTCAGGAAACCTCGTAAATTACGAGATACGTTTGCACccatggttttttttcccacagtcaAATCGCAGTCACAG CTTCTTTAGGAAACGATGTCACAACGATTCCTGCCTCCGTCTGAGAAAAAAAGCCATGAACCTGCAAAACACAGA TCCTGAGTGCAGGGACATGTGGGAGACAGCCAGTGAAGACAGCAGCTCTGATGACGACTGCGTCGCATCCATTTGTCTCAG acTCAGCAATCGTCctgaagacgaagaagaagaagaagaaggcgaaGAAGTCGTCGTAGGAGGAACGTTAGAAATATGA
- the LOC122785666 gene encoding polycomb protein suz12-B-like, with protein MAPHKQSCSGGSNHHVGCVPGAKTNGFQQQQQQSSSSSSSSSSAVAPAKKPNMQLIQADHELFLQAFEKPTQIYRFLRTRNLITPIFLHRTLTYMSHRNSRNNTKRKSSKVNDLLFKVEKTRSEQETNSLASTLQLTFTGFFHKVGKPSQDCENEQNSVSLEVLLVKVCHKKRKDVSCPVKQIPAGKKQVPLNPDSSAGVQAKPGSVPSLLIPSGEFEHSNSHMVKSYSLLFRVSRPGYPRTQINGLTNGESHLHRDFTEEVVNKKRRSSSLREEEEEEEEATFVAQMTVFDKNRRLQLLDGEYEVSMQEMDECPVSKKRATWETILDEKRLPPFESFSQGPTLQFTLRWTNDSCDRPTAPVAKPLATRNSETNHDIRPSSLRATQTLALKETINVDVQTRREQISAEPRQKLRIFYQFQYNNNSRQQTEARDDLHCPWCTLNCRKLYSLLKHLKLSHSRFIFNYVPHPKGAKVEVSINDSYDGSYAGNPQDVHNQPGFAFSRNGPVKRTAVTHILVCRPKRMKPSLSEFLEPEDSEREQQRTYISGHNRLYFRSDSCVPLRPQELEVDSEDEKDPDWLKEKTVKQIEEFTDVNEGEKEIMKLWNLHAMKHGFIADNQMNEACLQFAEHYGAHIVKHNLCRNFLLHLVSMHDFNLVSTLTIDQAMARLRLLQKQAALRTAGGEEQEEDEEEEEDWETAVESQPELDPDPEPCEYKPCNEMRNDRLESGDGRLCRLQQQQQQQEEEVEEEEEEEEEEL; from the exons ATGGCTCCACATAAGCAGAGCTGCTCCGGTGGAAGTAACCACCATGTGGGTTGTGTTCCTGGAGCAAAGACTAATGGGtttcagcaacagcagcaacagtccTCGTCTTCTTCGTCCTCGTCTTCATCTGCGGTGGCTCCAGCCAAGAAGCCCAACATGCAGCTCATTCAAGCCGACCACGAGCTGTTCCTGCAGGCCTTCGAGA AACCAACTCAAATCTACAGGTTTCTCCGCACGAGGAACTTAATCACT CCTATATTCTTGCACAGGACACTCACCTACATGTCCCACAGAAACTCAAGGAATAACACCAAAAG GAAAAGCTCCAAGGTCAACGATCTGCTGTTTAAAGTGGAAAAGACGAGGAGCGAGCAGGAGACTAACAG CCTGGCCTCCACTCTGCAGCTCACCTTTACCGGTTTCTTCCACAAAGTTG GAAAGCCGTCTCAGGACTGTGAGAATGAGCAGAACTCTGTGTCTCTGGAGGTGCTGCTGGTCAAAGTGTGCcacaagaagaggaag GATGTGAGCTGTCCGGTGAAGCAGATTCCCGCGGGGAAGAAGCAGGTTCCTCTGAATCCGGACTCAAGCGCAGGAGTCCAGGCCAAGCCAGGGTCCGTGCCCTCGCTGCTGATCCCCAGCGGCGAGTTCGAACACAGCAACTCTCACATGGTCAAGTCTTACTCACTGCTGTTCCGAGTGTCGCGGCCCGGATACCCAAGGACACAAATCAACGGCCTGACCAACGGAGAGAGTCACCTCCACAGAG atttCACGGAGGAAGTGGTgaacaagaagaggaggagctccTCTCtcagggaagaggaggaggaggaggaggaagccacATTTGTGGCTCAGATGACAGTCTTTGATAAAAACag ACGTCTGCAGTTGTTGGACGGAGAATACGAGGTGTCTATGCAAGAGATGGACGAGTGTCCCGTCAGCAAGAAGAGGGCGACCTGGGAAACCATCCTGGACGAAAAG CGTCTTCCTCCATTCGAGAGTTTCTCCCAGGGTCCCACGCTGCAGTTCACCTTGCGCTGGACCAACGACTCCTGCGATCGCCCCACTGCGCCCGTGGCTAAACCTCTGGCCACGCGTAACTCCGAGACCAACCACGACATCAGACCCAGCAGCCTGAgagccacacaaacactgg CGCTCAAAGAAACCATCAACGTTGACGTGCAAACCAGAAGAGAACAAATCTCAGCTGAGCCCAGACAGAAACTACGCATCTTCTACCAG TTCCAGTATAACAACAACTCTCGGCAGCAGACGGAGGCCAGAGACGACCTCCACTGTCCCTGGTGTACGCTGAACTGCAGGAAGCTCTACAGTCTGCTCAAACACCTCAAACTGTCACACTCCAGGTTCATCTTTAACTATGTG CCTCATCCCAAAGGTGCAAAGGTTGAGGTGTCGATCAACGATAGCTACGATGGCTCGTATGCAGGAAACCCTCAGGACGTCCACAACCAGCCGGGCTTCGCCTTCAGTCGGAACGGCCCCGTCAAGAGAACTGCCGTCACCCACATCCTCGTCTGCAG ACCAAAGAGGATGAAGCCGAGTCTGTCTGAGTTTCTGGAGCCAGAGGACAGCGAACGTGAGCAGCAGAGGACGTACATCAGTGGACACAACCGCCTCTACTTCCGCAGTGACAGCTGCGTGCCACTGCGGCCACAGGAGTTGGAGGTGGACAGCGAGGACGAGAAGGACCCCGACTGGCTGAAAGAGAAAACTGTCAAG CAAATCGAGGAGTTCACGGACGTCAACGAAGGCGAGAAGGAAATCATGAAGCTGTGGAACCTGCACGCCATGAAGCACGG CTTCATCGCTGACAACCAGATGAACGAGGCCTGTCTTCAGTTCGCCGAACACTACGGCGCTCACATCGTCAAACACAACCTGTGCCGCAACTTTCTGCTGCACCTGGTCAGCATGCACGACTTCAACCTGGTCAGCACACTGACCATCGACCAGGCCATGGCGcgactccgcctcctccagaAACAGGCTGCGCTTAGGACCGCAGGcggggaggagcaggaggaagatgaggaggaagaggaggactgGGAGACGGCTGTGGAGTCCCAGCCGGAGCTGGACCCCGATCCTGAACCGTGTGAGTATAAACCCTGTAATGAGATGAGAAATGACCGCCTGGAAAGCGGAGACGGCCGCCTCTGccggctgcagcagcagcagcagcagcaggaggaagaagtagaggaggaggaggaagaggaggaggaggagctgtga
- the LOC122785668 gene encoding pentraxin fusion protein-like has translation MRFSAVVFLIAISGLLAGSVLIKTMVFQLETDTSYVEMVPLKPLNLHAFTLCMRVATELRGEREVILFAYRTGNHDELNVWRELDGRLSFYLSGGGVMFEVPQLGALETHLCITWDSRSGAAALFMDGRKSLTKIYRKGHTIRSGGKVIIGQDPDSYLGDFDAKQCFLGEIADINMWDSVLPATTIQDIYSGKRVLRGNVFDWETIELKVKGEVNVITREL, from the exons ATGAGGTTTTCAGCCGTCGTTTTCCTCATCGCCATCTCCGGGTTGTTAGCTG GGAGCGTCCTCATAAAGACCATGGTGTTCCAGCTGGAGACGGACACAAGCTACGTGGAGATGGTTCCTCTGAAACCGCTGAACCTCCACGCCTTCACTCTGTGCATGCGCGTGGCCACTGAGCTGAGAGGAGAGCGTGAGGTCATACTGTTCGCGTACCGCACGGGAAACCATGACGAGCTGAACGTGTGGCGTGAACTGGACGGAAG ATTGTCCTTCTACCTGAGTGGAGGTGGTGTTATGTTTGAAGTCCCTCAGCTCGGGGCCCTGGAGACTCACCTGTGCATCACCTGGGACTCCAGATCTGGCGCAGCTGCCCTCTTCATGGATGGCAGGAAAAGCTTGACCAAGATTTACAGGAAAGGTCACACCATCCGTTCTGGAGGCAAGGTCATCATCGGACAGGACCCAGACTCGTACCTGGGTGATTTTGATGCCAAGCAGTGTTTCCTGGGCGAGATCGCTGACATAAACATGTGGGACTCTGTCCTACCGGCTACCACCATCCAGGACATTTACTCAGGGAAGAGGGTGCTGAGGGGCAATGTTTTTGACTGGGAAACCATAGAGCTTAAAGTTAAAGGCGAGGTCAATGTCATTACACgtgagctgtag
- the tmem220 gene encoding transmembrane protein 220 isoform X1 gives MKRAAAPDLESQVMHRNRKSGLESYFAARRRRVGLRLCFGKSCRQDVRLLPYIFTCRAPGREHASSGRKTWDKFAKINDPDAGMWMVGYGVPSVLCALISWKPLVSEHLAWRRVADLHVMISSSVVIMLGWRIHKEQITQIFQQEEGREFFGLLLTSMWLLLCRHSGRSAVGKLRVFTAVAITLFPFITWFYYHVNKELRSEWPSHCKTAI, from the exons ATGAAGAGGGCAGCTGCGCCAGATCTGGAGTCCCAGGTGATGCACAG AAATAGAAAGTCGGGGCTTGAATCGTACTTTGCAGCCCGGCGGCGCCGTGTTGGACTCCGTCTCTGTTTTGGAAAATCGTGCAGGCAGGACGTGCGCCTGCTTCCCTATATCTTCACGTGCCGCGCGCCCGGGCGGGAACACGCCAGCTCAGGCAGGAAAACATGGGACAAGTTCGCGAAG ATCAATGATCCAGACGCGGGGATGTGGATG GTGGGTTATGGAGTTCCTTCAGTCCTCTGTGCTTTGATCAGCTGGAAACCTCTCGTTTCAG AACACTTGGCGTGGCGGCGTGTGGCCGATCTTCACGTCATGATCTCCAGCAGCGTCGTCATCATGTTGGGTTGGAGAATCCACAAAGAGCAAATCACACAGATCTTTCAGCAGGAGGAgggcag AGAATTTTTTGGTCTGTTGTTGACGTCCATGTGGCTTCTGCTGTGTCGACACTCTGGgag AAGTGCAGTGGGAAAACTACGAGTCTTCACTGCGGTGGCCATCACTCTGTTCCCCTTCATCACATGGTTTTATTACCACGTCAACAAAGAGCTGAGGTCTGAGTGGCCGTCGCACTGTAAAACAGCCATTTAG
- the tmem220 gene encoding transmembrane protein 220 isoform X2 encodes MGQVREGTTWLSVIWRVCNVFMSLFFALATYVQINDPDAGMWMVGYGVPSVLCALISWKPLVSEHLAWRRVADLHVMISSSVVIMLGWRIHKEQITQIFQQEEGREFFGLLLTSMWLLLCRHSGRSAVGKLRVFTAVAITLFPFITWFYYHVNKELRSEWPSHCKTAI; translated from the exons ATGGGACAAGTTCGCGAAGGTACGACTTGGCTTTCGGTGATTTGGCGAGTGTGTAACGTTTTCATGTCGTTGTTCTTCGCTCTCGCCACATATGTACAG ATCAATGATCCAGACGCGGGGATGTGGATG GTGGGTTATGGAGTTCCTTCAGTCCTCTGTGCTTTGATCAGCTGGAAACCTCTCGTTTCAG AACACTTGGCGTGGCGGCGTGTGGCCGATCTTCACGTCATGATCTCCAGCAGCGTCGTCATCATGTTGGGTTGGAGAATCCACAAAGAGCAAATCACACAGATCTTTCAGCAGGAGGAgggcag AGAATTTTTTGGTCTGTTGTTGACGTCCATGTGGCTTCTGCTGTGTCGACACTCTGGgag AAGTGCAGTGGGAAAACTACGAGTCTTCACTGCGGTGGCCATCACTCTGTTCCCCTTCATCACATGGTTTTATTACCACGTCAACAAAGAGCTGAGGTCTGAGTGGCCGTCGCACTGTAAAACAGCCATTTAG
- the LOC122784912 gene encoding protein SCO1 homolog, mitochondrial, translating to MAQCGVFCHRLFHTYVKNVQKCSARCTHTLVRWETRPKNAPLPRRDARCCLVNVSQRQTCRSTHRAFSSTLPPPPPRGEPKQSGPVTWKSLAITFAIGGAALAGMKYFKKEKEEMMEKERNKSIGRPALGGPFSLIDHNNKPVKSEDFLGQWILLYFGFTHCPDICPDELEKMIEVVDEIDEIKSLPNLTPLLITIDPDRDTPEAMAAYVKEFSPKLIGLTGTTAAVEQVSRAYRVYYSQGPKDEDNDYIVDHTIIMYLVGPDGDFVEYFGQNKRNVEISSSIAAHMRKYKKEK from the exons ATGGCTCAGTGCGGTGTGTTTTGTCACAGGCTGTTTCACACTTATGTTAAAAACGTACAAAAATGCAGCGCCAGATGTACACACACCTTAGTACGGTGGGAAACCCGACCGAAGAATGCGCCGTTACCGCGGAGAGACGCCCGCTGCTGCCTG GTGAATGTGAGTCAGAGGCAGACCTGCAGATCAACACACCGAGCTTTTTCGTCCACACTTCCACCACCGCCACCACGGGGTGAGCCCAAGCAGTCCGGG CCTGTAACGTGGAAATCTTTAGCAATAACCTTTGCTATTGGAGGTGCTGCGTTGGCAGGGATGAAgtatttcaaaaaagaaaaggaagaaa tgatggagaaagagaggaacaaGTCGATCGGTCGGCCGGCGCTCGGCGGTCCATTCTCGCTCAttgatcacaacaacaaaccCGTCAAGAGCGAGGATTTCCTGGGCCAGTGGATCCTCCTCTACTTTGGCTTCACGCACTGTCCCGACATCTGCCCGGACGAATTAGAAAAGATGATCGAAGTCGTGGATGAAATCg ATGAAATAAAGTCTCTTCCAAACCTGACGCCTCTCCTCATCACCATCGACCCCGACAGAGACACACCAGAGGCCATGGCCGCTTATGTCAAAG AGTTTTCTCCGAAGCTGATTGGCCTGACGGGAACGACGGCCGCGGTTGAGCAGGTTTCCAGAGCCTACAGAGTTTATTACAGTCAAGGACCAAAGGACGAAGACAACGACTACATC GTTGACCACACCATCATCATGTACCTCGTGGGTCCAGACGGAGACTTTGTGGAGTATTTTGGACAGAACAAACGGAACGTGGAGATCAGCAGCTCCATAGCAGCACACATGAGGAAGTACAAGAAGGAGAAGTGA